CATAAGGGAAAGGCACCTTTTAATTTCCACTCTGACAACCTCCCAGGCACAGGGGCTGTATTCCTTTGCCTTCAGATAGACATGGATTCCATGGAAATACTCCCGGGCAGCACGTCCCAAATCTCGACAATCCAGATTGTCTTTTTTCATCTGCTCCAGTCGGTGCAGCCTCAGATGAAGGCTAGAGAGAAGTTTATCGAGGAGGGTGTTGTTCCAGGCAGCACGGCTGTCCTCTGTGGTGAAGAGGTTGAAGATCTGCTGGAGCATCAGATGGTGGTGACAGGTGCCTTGAGTCACCTGGATTGGGGTGATATTCTCTCTTTTCCAAGGAAATTTGAAGTCGGTTCTGTCCTTTAGGCACCACTGAGAGGGGATTCTTTGCAACTGTTCCAAATGTTGGAAGACGTCCTTGTTTTCCTGGCTATGGCTTCTAGGCAAGTTCCAGCCAAGAGAGTAAGCAGGGATAGAGCAGAGCAGCACTCCTGCCGCTAGCAAATAGATCTGGGCCATTAAGAAAGGGTGATTCACTGGACGGCCGCCAGGAGAGGCGTGGGCACCGCCGAACAATTAATGAGTGGGAAGCTTCCTTCCCTGGAACTGTGGACAGCGTTCTTCCCTAGGTGGCCGGTAGAGGGCGCAGGGTTTGTTTGGGAAACGCCGACTGTTGAGTTTGCCGTCTGCAGCTCGAGAGACAGGGCGAAAAGTAGTCCCTGAGGCTGCTTTAATAATCAGCATACGCGAAACACCTTGGTTTTCTCGGTGCTGAGCGTTGAAGAGGAAGCCTTGTCGCGGCCTCGCCAGAGACATTTTTGTGTGGCTGGGAACAAGAACCGTGCATTTTCAGGCTTCCCCTGAGTTTTGCgctttattttctcacagaaaCTTGAGCGAGGCAATTTTTGGGAAAGAAGCCTTTTTCTGAGCGGTCTGAGGTGGGAAATCAGAGCGATTCCCAGCCGCAGAGAAAGGGGAGCCGATTTTTTAGATTCGGGCTGGTTTCTGGCGCGAGACAGCGAAGGCCCAGAGAAAGGGGaacgcggcggcggcggcgatggGACGACAGGACGGTGTTGGGGACGCCCTGAGGGGTGAGTCGGCGCGCGGCCACCACCGGGGCCGAGGACGCGGGAGCTGAGCGCCCCTGTAGATTCTCTGGGACTTCATGGAGTCTTTCAAGGATACAGCGTTAAAGTGAGGGAGAAAGTATTGAATATCTGAAAAgtaggaatattaaaaaaaactcacagccttttatattttacattttaaaattaattttatatttaacttaattcatatcatatttaaattaaatattttaaatgtttgatatttttataaatttatgttaaaatattttcaatattaagcatagaatattaaaatatattttcatattaaaatatagcattttattaaactttatttaaactATATTGTCTTTCTACTAAAGTAAGTAtttcatataattatttgtttatttattttaggctgggtttatttattttaggctgggttcagtcttcattgcggtgtgcaggcttctcactgtggtggcttctcttgttgaggagcacaggctctaggtgcgcaggcttcagtggtcgtggctcgcgggttccagagcacaggctcagtagtagcagcacatggacttagttgccccacggcatgtggg
This region of Delphinus delphis chromosome 6, mDelDel1.2, whole genome shotgun sequence genomic DNA includes:
- the LOC132427384 gene encoding interferon alpha-13-like: MAQIYLLAAGVLLCSIPAYSLGWNLPRSHSQENKDVFQHLEQLQRIPSQWCLKDRTDFKFPWKRENITPIQVTQGTCHHHLMLQQIFNLFTTEDSRAAWNNTLLDKLLSSLHLRLHRLEQMKKDNLDCRDLGRAAREYFHGIHVYLKAKEYSPCAWEVVRVEIKRCLSLM